A genomic window from Nicotiana sylvestris chromosome 11, ASM39365v2, whole genome shotgun sequence includes:
- the LOC138880971 gene encoding uncharacterized protein, with product MCDGRRTMGILEACHSSPYGGHHGGARTDTKVLTCELYLPTLYKDSSELVKRCDECQRAGGITKKNEMPFTTILEIDIFDVWGIDFMRPFMSSFGKMYILVAVDYVSKWVEVVALPNNEARNVVEFLKRTSLQDMRNEALFKALKMANVLDCKNANVFEL from the exons ATGTGTGACGGAAGAAGAACAATGGGAATTCTTGAGGCTTGCCACTCTTCAccgtatggtggtcaccatggtggagctaGAACAGATACAAAGGTTTTGACTTGTGAATTATATTTGCCTACCCTCTACAAGGACTCTAGTGAGCTTGTAAAgcgatgtgatgaatgtcaaagggccgGTGGGATTACTAAGAAGAATGAGATGCCCTTTACCaccattttagagattgatatctttgatgtttggggtatTGATTTCATGAGGCCGTTCATGAGCTCTTTTGGGAAAATGTACATTTTGGTAGCTGTGGACTAtgtgtcaaaatgggttgaagtcgtggctttacccaacaacgaaGCTCGAAACGTTGTGGAATTCTTGAAAAGAAcatctttacaag ACATGAGAAATGAAGCTTTGTTTAAAGCTTTGAAAATGGCTAACGTTTTGGATTGCAAGAATGCTAATGTCTTTGAATTGTAA